A portion of the Corynebacterium rouxii genome contains these proteins:
- a CDS encoding ImmA/IrrE family metallo-endopeptidase — MSPVEAALESLSHEMGITVIETSKLGSTLNACFHPASQTIFIKIGLDPVTRRCAIAHELGHAHYGHTCSSPGAERQADEWAAQQLLDANDVAAVGLECEGSPAAMAAELGVTPHLLALWMRLYNQGRIQRHCLSTVTCRR; from the coding sequence ATGAGTCCTGTGGAAGCAGCCCTCGAATCACTCTCCCACGAAATGGGCATCACAGTGATCGAGACGAGCAAGCTGGGAAGCACCCTCAACGCTTGCTTTCACCCCGCCAGCCAAACAATCTTTATCAAAATTGGCTTAGACCCAGTCACGAGACGCTGCGCCATCGCTCACGAGCTCGGACATGCGCACTACGGTCATACATGCTCATCACCCGGAGCTGAGCGGCAAGCTGACGAATGGGCAGCACAGCAGCTCTTGGATGCGAATGATGTTGCGGCTGTGGGACTTGAGTGTGAGGGATCACCTGCAGCTATGGCCGCTGAGCTTGGTGTAACTCCTCACTTGCTTGCTTTGTGGATGCGTCTTTACAACCAAGGAAGAATTCAACGCCACTGTCTATCTACTGTGACATGTCGCAGGTGA
- a CDS encoding helix-turn-helix transcriptional regulator, with translation MANVKIRIRDGLIERLRNMSGITSDEAFARTIGTSRSTLVDVKSGEREPSLAFAVGIAQAFGLGLSEIVVWESTETAAA, from the coding sequence ATGGCAAATGTAAAAATCAGAATTCGTGATGGTCTCATCGAACGCCTCCGGAACATGAGCGGAATTACTAGCGATGAGGCTTTCGCCCGAACAATCGGAACTAGCAGAAGCACACTCGTGGATGTCAAAAGCGGAGAACGTGAACCATCCCTAGCTTTCGCAGTCGGCATAGCTCAAGCATTCGGGTTAGGACTATCAGAAATCGTCGTCTGGGAAAGCACCGAAACCGCAGCAGCCTAA
- a CDS encoding phage antirepressor, whose protein sequence is MELKPFNFRGHNVRVLVAENGEPLWVGRDVCAVLEIKNSRDALSRIDPEGVGIADTLTPGGIQKLKVVNESGLYELLFQSRVPQAKEFRRWVTGEVLPEIRRHGMYATTATVEQMLADPVTAIKLLEQIKQERDQRRALEVQAAIDKPKVMFADAVAEANTDILVRDLAKILRGNGIEVGGNRLFAWLRKHKYLMDGPSHIKHTPTQKAMELGLFKIKETVVTRSNGRSSITVTPKVTGKGQRYFVERFLDGRFDIDDIKTNKNRPVAPGRK, encoded by the coding sequence ATGGAATTAAAACCATTTAATTTCCGTGGACACAATGTACGAGTCTTAGTTGCAGAGAACGGGGAGCCGCTGTGGGTAGGACGAGATGTATGTGCAGTTTTAGAGATCAAGAACTCTAGGGATGCACTCTCACGGATCGATCCAGAGGGGGTCGGCATTGCCGACACCCTTACACCAGGAGGTATACAAAAACTCAAAGTCGTAAATGAATCAGGACTATACGAACTCCTTTTCCAGTCTCGCGTCCCTCAGGCAAAAGAATTCCGCCGGTGGGTAACCGGAGAAGTCCTGCCAGAAATCCGTCGCCACGGCATGTACGCAACAACGGCAACGGTAGAGCAAATGCTCGCTGATCCAGTAACGGCAATCAAACTTCTGGAACAGATTAAGCAAGAGCGTGACCAGCGCCGGGCGCTCGAGGTGCAAGCTGCGATTGATAAACCAAAGGTCATGTTCGCTGATGCTGTCGCGGAAGCTAACACTGACATCCTGGTACGTGACTTAGCGAAGATCTTACGCGGCAATGGCATTGAGGTCGGCGGAAATCGTCTTTTCGCGTGGCTTCGAAAGCACAAATACCTCATGGACGGGCCAAGCCACATTAAGCACACACCAACACAAAAAGCGATGGAACTCGGGCTGTTCAAAATCAAAGAAACCGTCGTGACCAGATCCAACGGAAGATCATCGATCACCGTAACACCGAAGGTTACGGGAAAAGGGCAACGGTACTTCGTCGAAAGATTCCTTGATGGGAGATTCGACATCGACGATATCAAGACAAATAAAAACCGACCTGTTGCACCAGGTCGGAAATGA
- a CDS encoding helix-turn-helix domain-containing protein produces MGNITTIDRWLSPSQAAEIIPYSAWQIRKFCRQGILPHSKRPGSKQNRIMIKQSDLVNFIQQGAAA; encoded by the coding sequence ATGGGAAACATTACCACCATCGACCGATGGCTGTCGCCATCGCAAGCTGCGGAAATCATTCCATATTCCGCATGGCAAATCCGGAAGTTCTGTCGACAGGGGATCCTGCCGCACTCCAAACGACCTGGATCAAAGCAGAACCGAATCATGATCAAGCAGTCAGACCTTGTCAATTTCATCCAGCAAGGAGCAGCAGCATGA
- a CDS encoding HNH endonuclease encodes MAWSRVGDNIATHPLMSRLLTSCEFDHSLKNEAFGALVQLTTVSAAHLTDYIIEYGLMAQIAPGREKQLIDVLVDAGMLFRDEVDGRKVLRIVDDNELLHNRSRDEVEIDRRRAADKRNPALIPAVRYRDGDQCRWCGKTVDWRDRKSWRAATIDSLNEHRESTVDTLVVACKSCNSKRGAGEELQLLPTPTREKVHYTDHTIDWINRSEWAQHEGIHLEPRQTHLDIGQQITTPAAPSEQQQVGQAAAPLEAAARAYRAAPDVEAPFVSDPLDEAPDWVKQSLFNDHGQAAAPLMAAAPREHDHAPAAPLEQQQVGQAAAPLEAAARTHRAAPDVEAPSQHHVDNETVKPSTDLEQITDRWGDESGSLGTGRDGNGQVGTARRRRRRRRGGRGTGRNKAHG; translated from the coding sequence ATGGCATGGAGCAGAGTCGGCGACAACATCGCCACACATCCGCTCATGTCGAGGCTCCTTACCTCATGCGAATTCGACCACTCGCTCAAAAATGAGGCGTTTGGTGCGCTCGTCCAGCTCACAACTGTGTCGGCCGCGCATCTCACTGACTACATCATTGAGTATGGGCTCATGGCGCAGATCGCACCTGGACGTGAAAAGCAACTGATCGACGTTCTTGTAGATGCAGGAATGCTTTTTCGCGATGAAGTTGACGGGCGCAAGGTTCTACGAATCGTCGATGACAATGAGCTCCTTCACAATCGCAGCCGGGATGAAGTCGAGATCGACCGCCGTCGCGCCGCTGATAAGCGCAACCCGGCTTTAATCCCAGCAGTTCGCTACCGCGACGGCGACCAATGTCGTTGGTGTGGAAAGACAGTCGACTGGCGAGATCGGAAAAGCTGGCGTGCAGCGACGATTGACTCACTTAATGAGCATCGGGAATCAACCGTGGATACGCTGGTTGTCGCCTGCAAGAGCTGCAATTCAAAACGTGGCGCAGGTGAAGAACTTCAATTATTGCCAACCCCTACGAGAGAGAAGGTACATTACACAGACCACACAATCGACTGGATTAATCGTTCCGAGTGGGCTCAGCATGAGGGCATTCATCTCGAGCCACGCCAAACACACCTGGACATCGGACAGCAGATCACAACACCGGCAGCGCCATCGGAGCAGCAGCAGGTGGGTCAAGCAGCAGCGCCCTTGGAGGCAGCAGCGCGGGCCTATCGAGCAGCGCCTGATGTTGAAGCGCCATTCGTTAGTGATCCGCTTGATGAGGCTCCAGACTGGGTCAAACAATCTCTTTTCAACGATCACGGACAGGCAGCAGCGCCTTTAATGGCAGCAGCGCCGCGTGAACATGATCATGCACCGGCAGCGCCGTTGGAGCAGCAGCAGGTGGGTCAAGCAGCAGCGCCCTTGGAGGCAGCAGCGCGGACCCATCGAGCAGCGCCTGATGTTGAAGCGCCATCGCAACACCACGTTGATAACGAAACGGTAAAACCTAGCACGGATCTAGAACAAATCACAGATCGGTGGGGTGACGAATCTGGATCTCTCGGGACGGGACGGGACGGGAATGGACAGGTAGGGACGGCAAGGCGTCGACGCCGTAGGCGTAGAGGTGGACGTGGAACTGGAAGGAATAAAGCTCATGGATAG
- a CDS encoding terminase, translating to METQDNWIIDFPTLGDLWDAWVQAHCLVPDGYRRGQPFIWSDWQFWCAAQFGRIRAGLKWSGEPLGNQAFQYRRMQVIAPQKTGKGPWAGSMTLVQAVGPAEFDGWAEEGDVYRCADWGCDCGFEFPYQKGEPKGRPHPSPLIQLTATSEDQVDNTMRPLKSMVKMGPLRNLLATRGEFIRILGGLGGDDADRIDAVTASADSRVGNPVSFVLQDETGLWNKRNKMEKVADAQRRGLAGMAGRSIETTNAYDSSERSVAQTTFESTAQDVFCFYIPPPKGLLWKRPKDRRRILEAVYRGSPWVNIDSVLAEANEISERDPEQAERFFGNRITYSSGTWLPTNLWEDCFALDREPA from the coding sequence ATGGAGACGCAGGATAACTGGATAATCGACTTCCCGACACTCGGAGATCTCTGGGACGCATGGGTGCAAGCACATTGCCTCGTCCCAGATGGCTACCGACGCGGCCAACCATTCATATGGAGCGACTGGCAATTCTGGTGCGCCGCGCAATTTGGAAGAATTCGCGCCGGGCTGAAATGGAGTGGCGAACCGCTAGGTAACCAAGCATTCCAATATCGTCGTATGCAGGTGATTGCACCGCAGAAGACTGGCAAAGGTCCGTGGGCTGGTTCTATGACGCTAGTGCAGGCTGTGGGGCCAGCAGAATTTGATGGGTGGGCAGAAGAAGGGGATGTCTATCGGTGTGCTGACTGGGGCTGTGATTGCGGTTTCGAGTTTCCTTACCAGAAGGGAGAACCGAAAGGTCGTCCGCACCCATCGCCACTGATTCAGCTCACGGCGACCTCGGAAGATCAAGTCGATAACACGATGCGCCCATTGAAGTCGATGGTCAAGATGGGTCCGTTGCGGAATCTTCTCGCTACCAGAGGCGAATTCATTCGCATTCTCGGAGGGCTTGGAGGTGATGATGCTGATCGAATTGATGCTGTGACGGCTTCTGCTGACTCTAGGGTCGGTAACCCTGTCAGTTTCGTGCTTCAAGACGAGACTGGTTTGTGGAATAAGCGGAATAAAATGGAAAAGGTTGCTGACGCACAGCGTCGTGGCCTTGCAGGTATGGCTGGACGTTCAATCGAAACCACAAACGCTTATGACTCTTCAGAGCGTTCTGTAGCACAAACGACGTTTGAGTCGACGGCACAAGACGTGTTTTGCTTCTACATCCCGCCGCCTAAAGGACTGCTATGGAAGCGTCCTAAAGATCGCCGCAGGATTCTAGAGGCGGTTTATAGGGGTTCTCCATGGGTCAATATTGACTCCGTTCTAGCAGAAGCCAATGAGATTTCAGAGCGCGATCCAGAGCAAGCAGAGAGGTTTTTCGGGAACCGGATTACGTATTCATCAGGCACGTGGCTGCCGACGAACCTGTGGGAGGACTGCTTTGCATTGGATAGAGAACCCGCCTGA
- a CDS encoding terminase TerL endonuclease subunit: MAAVDEIRTRYQIQRFYADPQDWRSEIGEWALQIGQERVFEWPTNAIKRMYAAISRFEIDLANGRITHDGCPLTALAMANAKKVAKPGQQYVLGKPSEHQKIDAAMATILAHEAAMDAHAKQWESEKSRVVVLGRRRR, translated from the coding sequence ATGGCCGCAGTCGATGAGATCAGAACTAGGTATCAAATTCAGAGGTTTTATGCGGATCCGCAGGATTGGCGCTCTGAAATTGGTGAGTGGGCACTCCAGATTGGACAAGAACGCGTTTTTGAATGGCCGACGAACGCAATCAAGCGTATGTATGCGGCGATCTCTCGGTTTGAAATCGATTTAGCCAATGGGCGGATCACCCATGATGGATGCCCGCTGACAGCGCTTGCAATGGCAAATGCAAAGAAAGTCGCAAAGCCTGGGCAACAGTATGTTCTGGGGAAGCCCTCAGAGCATCAAAAAATAGATGCGGCAATGGCCACCATCCTCGCGCATGAGGCAGCTATGGATGCGCATGCGAAGCAATGGGAATCAGAAAAATCTCGCGTAGTCGTCTTAGGAAGGAGGCGGAGATGA
- a CDS encoding phage portal protein encodes MMELTKSEEELVKKLFMKIQKQRNQDKINERYYRGLQQIGNLGISVPPDVQPFAFPLNWCRTYIDVLEERQDVRLLIRSGEITEDKELRLDWEANDLDVQSHLVHKDLTIYGRAFVSVAADPDGGRPRIRAESPRDMAAIVDPLTRSMTAALRIYRDSVGIAEHMTLYLPDSTVIMGKEMGMWKAKTRIEHNLGRVPIVMMINRQQSGSFEGETQLSDLKPIVDMAGRVMLQLQLAMETVATPQKIALGVSEEDFVDENGEQLDPWDTYLGAVWALSKKDAKVEQLAGASLTGFHDTIKMLAEQASTITGLPVRMMGQNTANPAAEGAIRADESRLVKQVERINSVAGAGWAWALGIAERIRTREWSADGKIQILWRNPGTPTEAQQADAMQKLTGGRPILSVRGAMNEMGWPQARIDREIEWFSQEEAGTLLQKLERDAET; translated from the coding sequence ATGATGGAGCTAACGAAATCGGAAGAAGAGCTCGTCAAGAAGCTGTTTATGAAGATTCAAAAGCAGCGGAATCAGGACAAAATCAATGAGCGCTATTACAGAGGCTTGCAACAGATCGGCAACCTAGGCATTTCCGTTCCCCCTGATGTACAGCCTTTCGCTTTTCCGCTCAATTGGTGCAGGACTTACATTGATGTGCTTGAAGAGCGGCAAGACGTCAGACTGTTGATCCGATCTGGTGAGATTACCGAAGACAAGGAATTACGCCTCGATTGGGAAGCCAATGATCTTGATGTGCAAAGCCATCTGGTGCACAAGGATTTAACGATTTATGGTCGTGCATTCGTCTCCGTTGCTGCTGATCCAGATGGCGGGCGCCCGCGCATTCGAGCGGAGTCACCACGAGATATGGCGGCAATCGTGGATCCGTTGACAAGGTCAATGACAGCAGCGCTGCGAATTTACAGGGATTCTGTAGGCATTGCAGAGCATATGACGCTGTATTTGCCGGATTCCACAGTGATCATGGGCAAAGAAATGGGGATGTGGAAAGCAAAGACACGGATCGAACACAACCTTGGGCGTGTACCAATCGTCATGATGATCAACAGACAACAGTCAGGATCATTCGAAGGGGAAACTCAACTCTCGGATCTCAAGCCCATCGTTGATATGGCTGGGCGAGTCATGCTTCAGCTCCAGCTCGCTATGGAGACAGTGGCAACACCACAGAAAATTGCTCTCGGTGTCAGCGAGGAAGACTTTGTCGATGAAAACGGTGAACAACTCGACCCCTGGGACACATACCTAGGGGCTGTTTGGGCGCTCTCTAAGAAAGATGCCAAGGTGGAACAGCTTGCAGGTGCAAGCCTGACAGGTTTCCATGACACCATCAAAATGCTGGCCGAGCAGGCATCAACAATCACAGGACTTCCCGTTCGGATGATGGGGCAAAACACTGCCAATCCGGCCGCTGAAGGCGCGATCAGAGCTGATGAATCACGCCTTGTAAAGCAGGTAGAAAGAATCAATTCGGTTGCCGGCGCAGGCTGGGCGTGGGCGCTTGGAATCGCCGAGCGCATTCGCACTAGGGAATGGTCTGCAGACGGGAAAATTCAGATTCTCTGGCGCAATCCAGGTACACCGACCGAAGCTCAGCAAGCAGATGCAATGCAGAAGCTAACCGGTGGACGTCCCATCTTGTCCGTTCGAGGAGCGATGAATGAGATGGGTTGGCCTCAAGCACGGATTGACCGTGAAATCGAATGGTTCAGCCAAGAAGAAGCAGGAACGCTTCTGCAGAAACTGGAACGTGACGCAGAAACGTGA
- a CDS encoding major capsid protein: MAITLEQAKLNTLEDYEPTVIDEFRKESVILDNLAFDTAVNPAGGGATLSYGYRRLATQRDAAFREIGTEYTDKEVTTKKISVELKPLGGSFKVDRVLAHLGPAASDEIALQMSQLIKATNTKFCDAVINGDTAKDANGFDGLDKALKDSSTELNKEEEGTERDWSKFTSADEAMSVLDDLDELLDALDGPPTMLFGNKRALAKIRAAARRANMYSREPVEGLLGSNGHQIMREQIGNVIIVDPGTKAGTNDPIIPVTLGKTSLYAVRFGLDGFHGVTTTDGRMIKTWLPDFSTAGAVKRGEVELGPIAVALKSTKAAAVMRNIKLADN, from the coding sequence ATGGCGATCACCCTAGAACAAGCAAAGCTCAATACCCTAGAAGATTATGAGCCAACCGTCATCGATGAATTCCGCAAAGAATCGGTAATTCTCGACAACCTGGCATTCGACACAGCAGTGAATCCAGCTGGAGGAGGCGCAACCCTTTCGTACGGCTACCGCCGCCTAGCTACGCAGCGTGATGCAGCATTCCGCGAAATCGGAACGGAGTACACCGATAAGGAAGTCACCACCAAGAAAATTAGCGTCGAGCTGAAACCCCTGGGTGGATCCTTTAAGGTCGACCGTGTGCTCGCGCACCTCGGGCCAGCCGCATCAGATGAAATCGCGTTGCAGATGTCGCAGCTGATCAAAGCGACCAATACTAAATTCTGCGATGCTGTCATCAACGGAGACACCGCAAAGGACGCAAACGGTTTTGATGGCCTTGATAAGGCTCTGAAAGATTCTTCTACCGAATTGAACAAGGAAGAAGAAGGAACCGAGCGCGATTGGTCTAAGTTCACATCCGCGGATGAAGCGATGTCGGTGCTCGATGATCTCGACGAACTTTTGGATGCACTTGATGGTCCGCCAACCATGCTCTTCGGCAACAAACGCGCCTTGGCGAAGATTCGCGCAGCAGCGCGCCGGGCAAACATGTACTCGCGAGAGCCAGTGGAAGGCCTGCTGGGGTCTAATGGTCATCAGATTATGCGCGAGCAGATCGGAAATGTGATCATCGTTGATCCTGGTACAAAAGCTGGCACCAATGACCCGATCATTCCTGTGACTCTGGGAAAGACGAGCCTCTATGCAGTGCGCTTTGGCCTTGACGGCTTCCATGGTGTCACCACCACAGATGGACGCATGATCAAGACATGGCTCCCAGACTTCTCTACAGCTGGTGCCGTCAAGCGCGGCGAAGTCGAGCTTGGTCCTATCGCAGTTGCACTGAAGTCGACCAAGGCTGCTGCCGTGATGCGCAACATCAAGCTAGCTGATAACTAG